In the Oreochromis aureus strain Israel breed Guangdong linkage group 14, ZZ_aureus, whole genome shotgun sequence genome, one interval contains:
- the LOC120443544 gene encoding uncharacterized protein LOC120443544: MAQTFLTGGKKFFRTCPSVADFKSRWPALFSPREINAEFQRITTVPLTSTFMAQLDNNTTKLTKVFRNKGGTSGRKITEIMAAIDENDTVAMRRVCTLKGLAVYLNEDPNSLIKEYQDVDFHEAESEMEKTLIGIYVIKPEGERDLDPAEDIGIIIEGVAVLRDLPDVATAVVLLFGLIYTLNMSYPSNLRYTFEFFQKVLMGLDAKKLSNKVQVLRNKLLE, from the exons ATGGCTCAAACCTTTCTCACCGGAGGCAAGAAATTCTTCAGGACATGCCCTTCAGTAGCTGACTTTAAAAGCCGATGGCCAGCTCTTTTTTCTCCACGTGAG atAAATGCTGAATTCCAGCGCATCACTACGGTCCCGCTAACATCCACATTTATGGCACAGCTGGACAACAACACAACCAAACTGACCAAAGTCTTCAGAAACAAGGGAGGAACATCTGGACGCAAGATCACAGAAATCATGGCTGCAATTGATGAG AACGACACAGTTGCAATGAGAAGAGTGTGTACGCTGAAAGGACTTGCAGTCTACCTCAATGAAGATCCGAACAGCTTGATCAAAGAATATCAG gatGTGGACTTCCATGAGGCCGAAAGTGAAATGGAGAAGACGCTCATTGGCATCTACGTCATCAAACCAGAAGGAGAGCGTGACCTTGACCCGGCAGAAGACATTGGTATCATAATTGAGGGTGTCGCTGTGCTCAGagatcttcctgatgttgccactgctgttgtgttgttgttcgGCCTGATCTACACTTTAAACATGAGCTACCCATCCAACCTCAGGTACACTTTTGAGTTTTTTCAGAAAGTACTGATGGGACTTGATGCTAAGAAGCTATCAAACAAAGTTCAAGTGCTCAGAAACAAACTCCTTGAATAA